In a single window of the Romeriopsis navalis LEGE 11480 genome:
- the lepB gene encoding signal peptidase I, with translation MSDLENKKPQEPVATQVENPWVEGVKTIALAAVLAVGIRQFVAEARFIPSGSMEPTLEINDRLIVDKLSYKFTSPQRGDIVV, from the coding sequence ATGAGCGATCTTGAGAACAAAAAGCCCCAAGAACCCGTGGCCACCCAAGTCGAAAATCCTTGGGTCGAAGGTGTCAAAACCATCGCCCTAGCGGCTGTCCTAGCCGTTGGAATTCGGCAGTTTGTCGCTGAAGCCCGGTTTATTCCTTCCGGTTCAATGGAGCCAACTCTTGAGATCAACGATCGATTGATTGTCGATAAGCTGAGCTATAAGTTCACAAGCCCGCAGCGGGGCGACATTGTGGTGT
- a CDS encoding potassium channel family protein encodes MKTSLQRILIGTIVFGLTQLIAVVGYRLAGWGWMDAIYMVVITIFGVGYGEVKPILDPGLRLFTIFVIVAGTSSAVYIVGAFLQMVTEGEINRAFGARRMTKEIEQLSQHVIICGFGRMGVLLARRMTEAGRSFVIVDFDEARIEQAQALGYLVRHGDATDEQLLAEAGITQAAVLATVLPNDAVNVFITLTARNLNPELLILARGERGSTEKKLLQAGANRVVLPASIGATRMAHLITHPASLDFLDTSNSLSSLNEILSQVHVQLDELPIPPQSELAGASIGTIEVRGRGSFIVVAIRRANGEMLIHPGAAVFLHAGDTLIVMGHRGDLPKFARQLAAQQKQRLYRGAKF; translated from the coding sequence ATGAAGACATCACTCCAGCGCATTCTCATCGGTACCATTGTCTTTGGATTAACCCAACTGATTGCGGTTGTTGGTTATCGACTTGCCGGCTGGGGCTGGATGGATGCCATCTACATGGTCGTCATCACAATTTTCGGGGTGGGGTATGGTGAGGTCAAACCAATTCTTGACCCAGGACTGCGCCTATTTACCATTTTCGTGATTGTGGCCGGGACATCATCCGCCGTCTATATCGTCGGGGCGTTCCTCCAAATGGTGACAGAAGGCGAAATTAATCGGGCATTTGGGGCAAGACGGATGACCAAAGAAATCGAACAGCTGAGCCAGCATGTCATTATCTGTGGGTTTGGTCGTATGGGTGTCTTGCTCGCACGGCGCATGACGGAAGCCGGTCGGTCATTCGTCATCGTTGACTTTGATGAAGCACGGATTGAACAGGCCCAAGCCCTCGGCTATTTAGTTCGCCACGGCGATGCCACAGATGAACAACTGCTCGCAGAAGCGGGGATTACTCAGGCCGCCGTGCTCGCGACAGTCTTACCGAATGATGCCGTCAATGTTTTTATCACCCTCACAGCGCGTAATCTCAACCCAGAGCTACTGATCCTCGCTCGCGGCGAGCGAGGATCAACCGAAAAAAAGCTCCTGCAAGCGGGCGCCAACCGGGTGGTATTGCCGGCTTCCATCGGCGCAACGCGCATGGCACACCTAATCACCCATCCTGCCTCCCTCGACTTCCTCGACACCAGCAACAGCCTCTCTAGCCTCAACGAAATTCTCTCCCAGGTGCATGTGCAACTCGATGAGCTACCGATTCCCCCCCAATCAGAACTGGCTGGCGCGAGCATTGGCACGATCGAAGTTCGCGGTCGTGGGTCGTTTATCGTGGTGGCCATCCGCCGCGCCAATGGCGAAATGCTAATTCATCCTGGAGCGGCAGTATTTTTACATGCCGGTGATACGTTAATCGTTATGGGCCATCGCGGCGATTTACCGAAGTTCGCTCGTCAGCTAGCAGCACAACAAAAACAACGACTTTACCGCGGGGCAAAATTCTAG
- the aroH gene encoding chorismate mutase, producing MGWRVRAIRGATTVQSNSVQEIAAAVTELLDQVERDNILNLDEVVSVTFSVTKDLDAIFPAAIARQRPGWNNVPLLDVQQMYVTGSLERCIRILLHFNTPDPNVKIHHAYQRGATALRPDLVMAQPQ from the coding sequence GTGGGTTGGCGAGTTCGTGCAATTCGAGGAGCAACAACCGTACAAAGCAATTCGGTGCAAGAAATTGCGGCGGCGGTGACGGAATTATTGGATCAAGTCGAGCGAGACAATATCCTTAATCTGGATGAAGTTGTGAGTGTGACTTTTTCTGTGACGAAAGATTTGGATGCCATTTTCCCAGCGGCGATCGCGCGTCAGCGTCCCGGATGGAATAATGTCCCGCTTTTAGATGTGCAGCAAATGTATGTCACCGGCAGCCTCGAGCGCTGTATTCGGATCTTGCTCCACTTTAATACCCCCGATCCGAACGTGAAAATTCACCATGCTTATCAGCGTGGGGCCACAGCTTTGCGGCCCGATTTAGTCATGGCTCAGCCCCAATAA
- the sppA gene encoding signal peptide peptidase SppA, with translation MIWFIKPKKRKKIARIEVKGAIAQGTRKRLLENLKQVEEQQFPALLLRIDSPGGTVGDSHEIYCALKKLQDKVKIVASFGNISASGGVYISMGAHHIVSNPGTITGSIGVILRGNNLERLLDRIGISFKVIKSGPYKDILAFDRELTPEEQQILQAMIDTSYNQFATVVAENRNLPLEQVKTFADGRVFTGEQALKLGTVDRLGTEEDARCWVAELAGLDPDKAKVYNFEEPKSLLSRVSSSRLDTAGTIGNVLRSPGVQAGIDWLEFELESSGAPLWLYRP, from the coding sequence ATGATCTGGTTTATTAAGCCGAAAAAACGCAAGAAAATTGCGCGGATCGAAGTTAAAGGTGCCATTGCCCAAGGCACAAGAAAACGTCTCCTCGAAAATCTCAAACAAGTCGAGGAACAGCAATTCCCTGCCCTATTGCTCCGAATTGACAGTCCTGGCGGCACCGTCGGTGACTCGCACGAAATTTACTGCGCCCTGAAAAAACTCCAGGATAAGGTGAAAATCGTCGCCAGCTTTGGCAATATCTCCGCTTCCGGGGGAGTCTACATCAGTATGGGCGCACACCATATCGTCAGCAACCCGGGAACGATTACCGGCAGTATTGGCGTGATTTTGCGCGGCAATAATTTGGAGCGACTGCTCGATCGCATCGGCATCTCCTTCAAAGTGATTAAGTCGGGTCCTTATAAAGATATTCTCGCCTTCGATCGTGAACTCACACCGGAAGAACAACAGATCTTGCAGGCGATGATTGACACCAGCTATAACCAGTTTGCAACGGTGGTTGCCGAGAACCGGAACTTACCCCTAGAGCAGGTCAAAACCTTTGCCGATGGGCGTGTCTTCACTGGTGAACAAGCCCTCAAACTTGGCACCGTCGATCGACTCGGCACCGAGGAAGATGCCCGCTGCTGGGTGGCGGAACTGGCAGGATTAGACCCTGACAAAGCCAAGGTCTACAACTTTGAAGAACCCAAATCACTCCTGAGTCGGGTTTCCTCTAGCCGGCTGGATACAGCCGGAACCATCGGCAATGTGCTGCGTTCGCCTGGGGTGCAAGCGGGGATCGACTGGCTCGAATTTGAGCTAGAAAGCAGTGGTGCACCGCTCTGGCTCTATCGGCCATAA